In Tepidimicrobium xylanilyticum, one DNA window encodes the following:
- the atpB gene encoding F0F1 ATP synthase subunit A: protein MKIEFTLNVFGKSIFIPDTVVNVYLVVIILLILAAIVNKKVKQASPDEKPSNFLNVIELAVEAVENLVKQTMGAKHVRFASYIFTLMAFLLFANLFGLLGFTPPTSNYSVTLTLALITFILTQYYGLKTNGLLGYLKGFTEPMAFLTPLNIIGELANPISLSFRLFGNILSGVIIMGLLYQALGYIAPIITPPLHAYFDLFSGILQTFIFSMLTMIFIGGNLD, encoded by the coding sequence TTGAAAATAGAATTTACATTAAACGTATTTGGTAAATCAATCTTTATACCTGATACTGTAGTTAATGTTTATTTGGTAGTGATAATATTACTTATTTTAGCTGCAATAGTAAATAAAAAGGTAAAACAAGCAAGTCCAGATGAGAAACCTTCAAATTTCCTTAATGTGATTGAACTTGCTGTTGAGGCAGTAGAAAATTTAGTTAAACAGACTATGGGAGCTAAACATGTAAGATTTGCCTCTTACATATTTACTCTTATGGCATTCTTATTGTTTGCTAATCTATTTGGATTATTGGGGTTTACCCCACCTACATCAAATTACAGTGTAACCTTAACATTAGCATTGATAACTTTTATTTTAACCCAATATTATGGACTTAAAACCAATGGTTTATTAGGTTACTTAAAAGGGTTTACTGAGCCAATGGCTTTTTTAACTCCTTTAAATATAATTGGAGAGCTGGCTAACCCTATATCTTTATCTTTCCGTTTATTTGGGAATATTTTGAGTGGGGTTATTATAATGGGATTGTTGTACCAGGCTTTGGGTTATATAGCACCAATAATAACTCCGCCATTGCATGCTTATTTTGACCTGTTTTCAGGGATATTACAGACTTTTATCTTTTCTATGCTAACCATGATATTTATAGGTGGCAATTTAGATTAA
- a CDS encoding ATP synthase subunit I: MFNDEKLVLHIISKTLVYSLIIIGIMFIGIRDAKPYVLGFIFGTIIGILGFKLIEKTVTRAVTMESSKAYFYSIFHYFIRYSIYATVLIIAAIADYLNFLTTVLGLLMIKIVIFSSTVINTDYKDYKKNKD; the protein is encoded by the coding sequence ATGTTTAATGACGAAAAATTGGTATTACATATAATTAGCAAAACACTTGTATATAGCTTGATTATTATAGGAATAATGTTTATAGGGATAAGAGATGCGAAACCTTATGTTCTAGGATTTATTTTTGGAACAATTATAGGTATTTTAGGTTTTAAACTAATTGAAAAAACTGTTACGAGAGCAGTGACTATGGAATCGTCAAAGGCTTATTTTTATTCAATATTCCATTACTTCATTAGGTATTCAATATATGCAACAGTATTGATTATAGCAGCTATTGCTGATTATTTAAATTTTTTAACAACAGTACTTGGTCTACTTATGATAAAAATAGTAATTTTTAGCTCTACAGTTATCAATACAGATTATAAAGATTATAAAAAAAATAAAGATTAA
- the atpE gene encoding ATP synthase F0 subunit C, which yields MLQGITSEAFILGCSAIGAGLAMIAGIGPGIGQGHAAGKAAEAVGRQPEAQADIIRTMLLGQAVAETTGICGLVIAIILLFVRPLLTAYLNLGL from the coding sequence ATGTTACAAGGAATAACTAGTGAAGCTTTTATATTAGGATGTTCAGCAATAGGTGCAGGTTTAGCAATGATAGCAGGTATAGGACCTGGTATTGGTCAAGGTCATGCTGCAGGAAAGGCTGCAGAAGCTGTTGGAAGACAACCAGAAGCTCAAGCAGATATTATTAGAACAATGCTTTTAGGTCAAGCAGTAGCTGAAACAACTGGTATTTGTGGATTAGTTATTGCTATAATCCTATTATTCGTTAGACCATTATTGACAGCTTATTTAAATCTAGGATTATAA
- the atpF gene encoding F0F1 ATP synthase subunit B gives MFDIRVIPELPSMILTLIAVLILFWGLSKLLYKPVSKILNERKEKIQNDIDSAKILKEEADKLRAEYEAKLLEARKESQGIIEAGRRRGEEIKENLIAEAKKEAESIIERAKREIQAEREKALLEVRIQAGEMAVLIASKIIEKNVDMVSQQELIEKFLDEVGTREWQN, from the coding sequence ATGTTTGATATAAGGGTAATACCAGAACTCCCATCGATGATCTTAACACTAATAGCAGTTTTGATACTATTTTGGGGGCTTTCAAAATTATTATATAAACCAGTTTCTAAGATACTTAATGAAAGAAAAGAAAAGATTCAAAATGATATAGATAGTGCAAAAATATTAAAAGAAGAGGCAGATAAGTTAAGAGCAGAATATGAAGCCAAGCTATTAGAAGCAAGAAAAGAAAGCCAAGGAATAATTGAAGCTGGAAGAAGAAGAGGAGAAGAAATAAAAGAGAATTTAATAGCTGAAGCTAAGAAGGAAGCAGAAAGTATTATAGAGAGAGCTAAGAGGGAAATTCAAGCTGAAAGGGAAAAGGCCCTTTTAGAAGTAAGGATCCAAGCTGGCGAGATGGCAGTTTTAATTGCATCTAAGATAATTGAAAAGAATGTGGATATGGTTTCCCAACAGGAATTAATAGAAAAATTTTTAGATGAGGTAGGTACGAGAGAATGGCAAAATTAG